A section of the Pygocentrus nattereri isolate fPygNat1 chromosome 18, fPygNat1.pri, whole genome shotgun sequence genome encodes:
- the LOC108412889 gene encoding olfactory receptor 1496-like, protein MSTNMTSMQLMSSTNSTFIRPSSFYITGLNNIPHAKYYYVFLCIVYAVTLMGNSFIMGTIYLARSLHTAKYVAVFNLALCDLCGSSALIPKLLDMFLFENQYISYEACLTNMFFVYVFMTLQSLTLLAMAYDRLIAICFPLRYHAIVTKTAMALIICVMWILSMSVNAILVALVTRLSFCRSTTVNSYFCDHGPVYKLACNDNSMNSIMVYVCMAALLYIPLFLIALSYVCISFALWRITQGVEQNKAMKTCTSHLILVTMFYLPIISVYTAALTTPLNANIRIINTALTQTIPPMLNPIIYTLKTEEVLQSIKVLYKRTKVNTMEQALKKRRTKVTQ, encoded by the coding sequence ATGTCCACTAACATGACTTCCATGCAGTTAATGTCATCAACAAATTCAACGTTTATTCGTCCCTCCAGCTTTTACATCACTGGACTTAACAACATACCACATGCAAAATACTACTATGTGTTTCTGTGCATTGTTTATGCAGTGACTCTTATGGGGAATTCTTTTATAATGGGCACCATATACCTAGCACGCAGCTTACACACTGCTAAATATGTAGCTGTCTTCAACCTGGCCTTGTGTGATTTGTGTGGAAGCTCTGCTCTCATTCCAAAGCTTCTGGACATGTTTCTGTTTGAGAATCAGTACATATCTTATGAAGCCTGTCtaacaaacatgttttttgtttatgtctttATGACCCTGCAGTCTCTTACTCTGCTTGCTATGGCCTATGACAGGTTAATTGCTATATGTTTTCCATTAAGGTATCATGCAATTGTCACCAAAACAGCAATGGCTTTGATCATCTGTGTTATGTGGATTCTTTCTATGAGTGTCAATGCTATACTTGTAGCTCTAGTTACCAGATTGTCCTTCTGTAGATCTACCACAGTTAACAGCTATTTCTGTGATCATGGTCCTGTCTATAAACTAGCCTGTAATGATAACTCTATGAATTCCATAATGGTATATGTCTGTATGGCTGCTCTGCTCTACATTCCATTGTTTCTAATAGCTCTCTCATATGTTTGTATTAGTTTTGCATTGTGGAGGATCACACAGGGTGTTGAGCAAAACAAAGCTATGAAAACCTGCACCTCCCATCTCATTTTAGTGACCATGTTTTATCTACCAATTATTAGTGTTTACACTGCAGCTCTTACAACACCTTTAAATGCAAACATCAGAATAATTAATACTGCTTTGACCCAAACCATTCCACCCATGTTAAACCCTATCATATACACTCTAAAAACAGAGGAGGTATTACAGTCTATTAAAGTGCTCTACAAACGAACCAAAGTGAACACAATGGAACAAGCtttgaaaaagagaagaactaaaGTGACACAATAA
- the LOC108412888 gene encoding olfactory receptor 1-like, whose translation MYRQSTVDMTSEESFNNATVIRHPTFYINGFYNMPHTKYYYIFLCFVYIVTILGNSFIMGTIYLARTLHTAKYIAVFNLALSDLCGSSAIIPKYADMFLFENQYISYENCLASMFFVFLFMTQQSFNLLALAFDRVIAICFPLRYHAIVTKTTMTLIIGVMWLFSVSLITILVGLITRLSFCRSTTVDSYFCDHGPVHRLACNDNSPNYTMSYVCIAVVLCIPLILIAFSYVCIGFALLKNSHSIERMKAMKTCTSHLILVALFYLPITSTYITALTTYIHPNTRIINSVLTQTIPPMLNPIIYTLKTEEVLQSIKVLYKQIKVNLAKY comes from the coding sequence atgtaCAGACAATCTACAGTTGACATGACTTCCGAGGAATCCTTTAACAATGCTACAGTTATTCGCCACccaacattttacatcaatgGATTTTACAACATGCCACATACAAAGTATTACTATATATTTCTGTGCTTTGTGTACATTGTAACTATTTTAGGTAATTCCTTTATAATGGGTACTATATACTTGGCACGGACTTTGCACACAGCAAAGTATATAGCTGTCTTTAACTTGGCCTTGTCTGATTTGTGTGGAAGCTCTGCTATTATTCCAAAATATGCAGACATGTTTCTATTTGAGAACCAGTACATATCTTATGAAAACTGTCTGGcaagcatgttttttgtttttctctttatgaCCCAGCAGTCCTTTAATCTGCTTGCTTTGGCTTTTGACAGAGTAATTGCTATATGTTTTCCTCTGAGGTATCATGCTATTGTCACTAAAACCACAATGACTCTGATTATTGGTGTTATGTGgcttttctctgtatctctcattACCATCCTTGTAGGTCTGATTACCAGATTATCCTTCTGTAGATCTACTACTGTTGACAGCTATTTCTGTGATCATGGCCCTGTCCACAGACTAGCCTGTAATGATAATTCCCCTAATTATACAATGAGCTACGTCTGTATTGCGGTTGTACTTTGCATTCCATTGATACTAATAGCTTTCTCATATGTTTGTATTGGTTTTGCATTGCTCAAGAACTCACATAGTATTGAGCGAATGAAAGCTATGAAAACCTGCACTTCCCACCTGATATTAGTCGCTTTGTTTTATCTACCAATCACCAGTACTTACATTACTGCTCTTACAACATATATACATCCAAATACTAGAATAATCAACTCTGTCCTAACGCAAACAATTCCGCCTATGTTAAACCCCATCATATATACTCTGAAGACAGAGGAGGTATTGCAGTCTATTAAAGTACTCTACAAACAAATCAAGGTGAACCTTGCAAAGTATTAA